In Salmo trutta chromosome 16, fSalTru1.1, whole genome shotgun sequence, a genomic segment contains:
- the or90a1 gene encoding odorant receptor 134-1 gives MVINDAIQLTVTTTLFVLSYIFYTINVSFCCFFILVAVFTTRTSPVNLASMAIERYISICNPLRHAQICTARRTYTLIGFIWFICVVPDITDLFVTMATESLSFFHTRVFCLRQNVFKDPILTYKRQAFDTIYFSCVFLTLVYTYLRILFVARVLSSEKQSTQRARNTIMLHGGQLLMCMLSYISPTVETVLHFILPGRILEIRFANYLIVYMLPRFLSPIIYGVRDKEFRKYLKRYFVSDRCRGMSHRVNHSEEGENKAG, from the coding sequence ATGGTCATCAACGACGCCATCCAGCTCACTGTCACCACCACACTGTTCGTGCTGAGCTACATATTCTACACCATTAACGTGTCCTTCTGCTGCTTCTTCATCCTTGTGGCTGTCTTTACCACCAGGACCTCCCCAGTCAACCTAGCTAGCATGGCCATTGAGCGCTACATCTCCATCTGCAACCCCCTCCGCCACGCTCAGATCTGCACGGCACGCCGCACCTACACCCTTATCGGCTTCATCTGGTTCATCTGTGTGGTGCCCGACATCACCGACCTTTTTGTGACCATGGCCACTGAGTCTTTGAGCTTCTTCCACACACGCGTGTTCTGTCTGAGGCAGAACGTCTTCAAGGACCCCATTCTGACCTACAAGAGGCAAGCCTTCGACACCATCTACTTTTCCTGTGTCTTCCTCACCCTGGTTTACACCTACCTGCGGATCCTGTTCGTTGCCAGGGTTCTGTCCTCAGAGAAGCAGTCTACCCAGCGGGCCAGGAACACCATCATGCTCCACGGAGGGCAACTCCTCATGTGCATGCTGTCCTACATCTCCCCCACAGTGGAGACTGTCTTGCATTTTATCTTACCCGGACGCATCCTGGAGATTCGTTTCGCCAATTACCTTATCGTCTATATGCTCCCCAGGTTCCTCAGCCCCATCATCTATGGCGTCCGGGACAAGGAGTTCCGGAAGTATCTGAAAAGGTATTTTGTTAGTGACCGGTGTAGGGGGATGTCGCATCGAGTCAATCATAGTGAAGAGGGAGAAAATAAAGCAGGTTAA